AAGATCTCCTTTAAATAGGGGTTGAAGACGTTCAAAATCCCAGTTGGAATGGGACAAGCCAGTCGAATCCCAGTTGGAATGGGACAATTTCTATAAACCCTTTTGGGACATATTCTAACAATCTCCACCTTGGACCAAATACATCACATCAACACTCATCACCCCATAAAGCCCCGAAGGGCAATTTAAGCATGAAGAACACCAACTAAGTCTAAGCAATGCTTAAACCTAGTAATGGCAAGCGGTTTGGTTAACATATCTGCGGGATTCTCTGACGTGTGAACTTTCTTTACCACAATCTCCCCTGCAACAATAGTATCTCTGATAAAGTGGTATTTAACGTTAATATACTTGGTCTTCGAGCGATGAGAATCGGCCTTGGTAAGATGAATAGCACTCTGGCTATCAGAAAATACAACGGTAGTACCCTATTGAACACCAAGATCAATAAGAAGACCTCGCAATCATGTAGCTTTTTTAACACCTTCAGTTGCAGCGATATACTAAGCTTCAGTAGTAGAAAGGGCTGCAATAGACCGTAATTGTGCTTTCCAAGAGATAGCACCAGAGCACAGTGAAAAAATGTAACCAGAAATAGATCTCCTACGATCGAGATCACCACCATAATTAGAATCAAGGAACCTAACAACATCATAAGACGATGCCTTGGCTCTATCAAATACCAAACCAATATCAATAGACCCTTTCACACAACGAAGAATCCACTTCACGGCATTCCAATGATCTTTTCTAGGATTATGCATGTATCGGCTCACCATGCTTACCGCAAAAGCTAAATCAGGTCTAGTGCAAACCATAACATACCAGCACTGCATACGGGATAATAGACATCCTCTCAATGTCCTCTTCGGACTTAGGACAAGAGTCAGCAGACAGTTTAAAATGAGCAACAAACGGAGTAGAAACAGGTTTACAATCAAACATTTAAACCTATCGAGGACTTTCTCAAAATACTTCCTCTGAGACAGGTAAAGCTTCCCAATTTTTTGATCCGTATGAATCTCCATAACTAGAATCTTCTTAGCTGCACCAAGGTCTTTCATCTCAAACTCAGAATTAAGTCGAGATTTTTTAACTTAGTGATCAAAGACTTGTCTTTAGAagcaatcaacatatcatcaacatataacaaCAAGTAAACGAAGGAAATACCAGAAAACTATCGAAAATACACACAATTATCATacttactgttgacacccaattttgtccctcctttatttaattttattcactcgggcgtctaaatttttATTGACGAGTTAAACACTTtatttttactattttattttttattgctactactattaatatcactaccttcttttttcaacattacaagtattactttatcacaaattttaaatggttcgtcatcgtttcatttttgggtttggattcgttaaattaattataagacaacactttgttaaaaccttatctttttacatattaattaattaattgtctttacatagtatatattgtactagttgtaaATTAGAAGCCCCAAAGAAGAACCCATATTTTCGGACCAATATTTGAGCCCAAAACAATCTAGTTCACTATCTGACCCGGCCCAGACACCCTTATGATGGGTTCAACGATCCTAGCTTCATTTTGATCTGTTAACGTTTTATTTGTCTTTTTGAGCAATACCTGCTTCCTCTCTTTCTGTCTgcgtgtttctttttttttttaatcacacCCTCCTTTTCTTACACGCTTTAATCATGAAAATCACGTCAAGAAAAAGTTACATTTTTTTTCCCATAGTCAAAGTACTCAATGGACTTTTGGTCCCTATGTCTCTTTGAATAATGATGTGT
The nucleotide sequence above comes from Lycium barbarum isolate Lr01 chromosome 3, ASM1917538v2, whole genome shotgun sequence. Encoded proteins:
- the LOC132631482 gene encoding secreted RxLR effector protein 161-like; this encodes MKDLGAAKKILVMEIHTDQKIGKLYLSQRKYFEKVLDRFKCLIVNLFLLRLLLILNCLLTLVLSPKRTLRGCLLSRMQCWYVMVCTRPDLAFAVSMVSRYMHNPRKDHWNAVKWILRCVKGSIDIGLVFDRAKASSYDVVRFLDSNYGGDLDRRRSISGYIFSLCSGAISWKAQLRSIAALSTTEA